The genomic DNA CACTGCAGATGGACGCCGTGAAGGAATTCCTGTCGTGTTAATGGAAGGGATGGCCTCTCATATTCCTGCCATCGCCAGTGATCTTTCAGGAATACCAGAACTGGTTAAGCACAATCAAACCGGTCTACTGGTTCCACCTCACGATACAACAGGACTCGCCGAAGCCATCCTGACACTGGCTTCCGATCATACCCTTCGTAATCGCTTGACAGCGCAGGGGTATCAATTTGTTCGTGAAGAATTTGATGTCGCCATCAACTCCGGGAAACTTCTGCATGTCATTCTTCCAGACCATAAATTGGCAAATGAGTTCATCGAACAATCGACCGAAGAAGACACACATCAACCCTCTCGATATCAATCTCAGGAGATGCCTGTATGACACCTCTGGAAATGACCTTTCTCGTCTGCTTATTCGTAATTGGTTATGCCTACCTGGGATTTCCTCTACTGACATTCCTACGAAGTCTCGTCGTACGGAAAACATTTCAATGCGAAGAGATCACCCCTGCGGTGAGCCTGATTATCTGCTGTTATAATGAAGAGGCAGGTATTGAAGAGAAGATGAAGAACGTTCTTGAGTTGGATTATCCAGCCGAGAAACTTCAGGTGCTGGTGGCCTCGGATGGTTCGACTGACCGAACGAATGAAATTGTCGCGGGTTATCAGAATAATCAAATCAAACTGCTGAAACTTCCACGGGCAGGTAAGGCACGCTCTTTGAATGCAGCCGTGCACCAGGCCAACGGAGACATTCTAGTCTTTTCCGATGCAAACAGCATGTACGCTGCTGACTCCATTCGAGAGTTGGTCAAGCCTTTTGCAGATTTGTCGATTGGTGGCGTCGCAGGCAATCAGGTTTATAGTAAGAATTATGACGACGGAGCCGCGGCTTCCGGCGAACAAAGTTACTGGAACTTCGATCGTTGGATGAAAATCTGGCAATCTCGTTCCGGGCATGTGATTTCAGCAACAGGTGCCATCTATGCGATTCGACGGTTCCTGTTTCAACCGGTTCCCGAAGGCGTGACAGATGATTTTGTTACTTCTACTCGCGTCATTGCTCAGGGATATCGCCTGATTTTCAACCCTCAAGCCAT from Rubinisphaera italica includes the following:
- a CDS encoding glycosyltransferase family 2 protein, giving the protein MTPLEMTFLVCLFVIGYAYLGFPLLTFLRSLVVRKTFQCEEITPAVSLIICCYNEEAGIEEKMKNVLELDYPAEKLQVLVASDGSTDRTNEIVAGYQNNQIKLLKLPRAGKARSLNAAVHQANGDILVFSDANSMYAADSIRELVKPFADLSIGGVAGNQVYSKNYDDGAAASGEQSYWNFDRWMKIWQSRSGHVISATGAIYAIRRFLFQPVPEGVTDDFVTSTRVIAQGYRLIFNPQAICREPAAGAVKAELGRKTRVTTRGLRAVWCMRTLLNPFKYGFYSFQLFSHKLLRRLVVLPILALGIITPLLWNQGWIYQAATILEILFIGLAVAGCVASMTRRKPPRLMSLPFYFCMINVAVLMAIMNLLRGHQVTLWNPHRGGLTTPTS